A stretch of DNA from Cytophagia bacterium CHB2:
CACAACTTCCCGGCGCACCGCGCGATGTCCACCGATACGATGATACGTTCCGCGCGTGAAGGCAATCCATTGGCCGTTGGCGGCCGCCAGTGAAGGTGATTGCAAGAAATAAGTCAGCCACAACGGCAAATAACTGTAAACCAGCATGTAGATCACCGGCACAATCAGCTTCTCCGGCAGCGTTAACGTGACTTGCTGCGAAAAAGCCGTGAGCATTCCGAGTCGCAGCTTTTGCATCCATGCCACGGTGTGCGTAACGATTTCCGGCGCATGCGTGCAGTCCGCATCGGTGAAGATGAGAATTTCACCGCGCGCACAGCGGCTGAGTTGATCACAAGCCCAATTCTTGCCCAGCCAGCCCGGCGGCAAAGGCTCGCCTGCCAAGAGCTGCACACGCTTGTCCTGCTCGACAAAGCGGCGGGCAATAGCAGCCGTTGCATCGCGCGAACCATCATCCAGGACGATTATTTCGAGATGGGGATAATTCTGCCGCAGCAATCCGGTGAGGCAATTGGCAAGATTTTCTTCCTCATCGCGCGCGGGAATGAGCACGGAAACGAGCGGCGTTGTTTGCAAACGCGGGGCGGCTTGCAGCCTCGGCGCTGTGAACGCATTGAAAAGAGTAATGCCGAGCACGAGGGTGAGAATGCCAAAAATGCAGAAAAATAAAATGGTCACTCTTTTGCCGATATTAATAAATCTCTCTTACATGTCATCAGCTAGCGATCATGATTGTCAAATTCACGAGCTTGCCCGGCCAACCAACACTCTCCCTTGCTCCCCGCGCTTTATCCGTTGCGTAAGCTCGGACAATAAGCCTTCTTCTATTTTTTCCAAATCCTGGCTGCGCAACAAATCATCATGGCCAACGACGCGATTTTGATCAAACAGAAAAAACGCTTCGGGCAAGCGTTCATTGCGGAATTCGGTTTTGATCGCCACGTTCAAAAGATTCACTTTATCGCCGAACATTTTGAGCAAAACCTCGAGGCCGCGCTGGTAGCCGAGCGGGCGCGTATCCCAAGGCCGTAGTTCGCCTTGCGGAAAGAACCCGAGAAGAACCGGGCGAGTTTGCTGCATGAGGGCGGCAGCATAGCGCAACGACGCGCGGACGCTGCTCGCCGAATGCGGATTGATCGAAAAAACGCC
This window harbors:
- a CDS encoding glycosyltransferase, which encodes MNIGKRVTILFFCIFGILTLVLGITLFNAFTAPRLQAAPRLQTTPLVSVLIPARDEEENLANCLTGLLRQNYPHLEIIVLDDGSRDATAAIARRFVEQDKRVQLLAGEPLPPGWLGKNWACDQLSRCARGEILIFTDADCTHAPEIVTHTVAWMQKLRLGMLTAFSQQVTLTLPEKLIVPVIYMLVYSYLPLWLTYFLQSPSLAAANGQWIAFTRGTYHRIGGHRAVRREVVEDVELSRLAKIRGEKILVFPGTGALFCRMYRSWRGVWEGFSKNAFGLVRFQTAPFFMLATLLFAIHVTPYLFVGFESLAPLAGLAILMNLLLRLILALKYKQPLFTSVILHPVAVVLAIIIGLNSYRWFRAGKIIWKNRPIPSKR